In uncultured Bacteroides sp., the following proteins share a genomic window:
- a CDS encoding LptF/LptG family permease, translating to MDKKILKRLDWYIIKKFLGTYFFSIALIISIAVVFDINEKMDKFMENEAPLKAIVFQYYMNFIPYFVNLFSPLFVFIAVIFFTSKLAENSEIIAMFASGISFKRMLRPYMISAAIISLCTYGLGAYIIPKGNITKLNFEDRYIKKKKQDFVRNVQLEVDTSVIAYIERYQDYNKTGYHFSLDKFKDKKLVSHLTAQSITYDSTSVYKWTIHDYMVRELNGLREKLYRGTKKDTTIIMEPSDFLIMKNQQETMTSPKLREYIIKQKQRGFANIKVFEIEYERRIAISFASFILTTIGVALSSRRVKGGMGLHLGLGLALSFSYIMFQTVSSTFAINGNVPPVIAVWIPNLVFMIIAVILYRNAPK from the coding sequence ATGGATAAAAAGATTCTTAAACGGTTAGATTGGTACATCATAAAGAAATTTCTAGGGACATATTTCTTCTCCATCGCCTTGATTATCTCTATCGCGGTGGTGTTCGATATCAATGAAAAAATGGATAAATTTATGGAAAATGAAGCTCCGTTAAAAGCTATCGTTTTTCAGTATTACATGAACTTTATCCCTTACTTTGTAAACCTGTTTAGTCCTCTATTCGTCTTTATTGCAGTAATCTTCTTTACTTCAAAATTAGCCGAGAATTCAGAAATAATTGCCATGTTTGCAAGTGGTATATCATTTAAAAGAATGCTGCGCCCTTACATGATTTCGGCGGCTATTATTTCGCTTTGTACTTATGGACTTGGTGCCTATATAATCCCAAAAGGAAATATTACGAAACTTAATTTTGAAGATAGATACATTAAAAAGAAGAAACAGGATTTTGTTCGTAATGTCCAGTTAGAAGTTGATACATCTGTTATTGCTTATATTGAAAGATATCAGGATTATAATAAAACAGGCTATCATTTTTCTTTGGATAAATTCAAAGATAAAAAGTTGGTCTCACATCTCACAGCGCAATCAATAACATATGACTCAACATCTGTCTATAAATGGACTATTCATGATTATATGGTCAGAGAGTTAAATGGACTGAGGGAAAAGCTTTATCGTGGAACGAAGAAGGATACTACAATTATAATGGAACCGTCAGACTTTCTGATTATGAAAAATCAGCAGGAAACAATGACAAGTCCAAAGTTACGCGAATATATTATAAAACAGAAACAGCGTGGATTTGCAAATATAAAGGTGTTTGAAATAGAATATGAACGACGCATTGCTATATCCTTTGCTTCTTTTATCCTTACCACAATAGGTGTTGCTCTTTCCTCAAGAAGAGTAAAAGGAGGAATGGGGCTTCATTTAGGATTGGGTTTAGCTCTTAGTTTCTCTTATATTATGTTTCAGACCGTGTCGTCTACATTTGCTATTAATGGAAATGTACCGCCAGTAATAGCAGTCTGGATTCCTAATCTGGTCTTTATGATCATTGCAGTTATTCTTTATCGGAATGCTCCAAAATAA
- a CDS encoding DUF4296 domain-containing protein, whose amino-acid sequence MNKNKLNKYFIGFVVAFCIGFSACKKKMPDDVLSKGNMEDVLVDYHIAKAMSENLPPEERYKQALYLDYVFKKNGITEEVFDHSLAWYSRNTEDFAKIYERVNKRLSSQKEDIKNLIASSSDDEQQQSETGDTVNVWHKQKIFKLTKAAVSNKFYFTIYPDSNYRERDILLWSIRCTFISAKEHPQEAFMSMNVEYVNDSVISDSRPITYSGQYNIRIQNESSCKIRAIKGFVYYSQLSHYPQDALIVDKISMTRLHIKSNGSTYFVKSSPVSKPDSVKKDSVKKQVVIQETKQVGHDSLIRNDIRTSGPRRRSVRVKSNEERLINSQQNQQPQGTRK is encoded by the coding sequence GGTTTTTCCGCTTGTAAGAAGAAAATGCCTGATGATGTACTTTCAAAAGGTAATATGGAAGACGTTTTGGTTGATTATCATATAGCTAAAGCCATGAGTGAAAATCTGCCACCAGAGGAACGTTATAAACAAGCTCTCTATTTAGATTATGTTTTTAAGAAAAACGGCATAACCGAAGAAGTGTTTGATCATTCATTAGCATGGTATTCCCGTAATACAGAGGACTTTGCAAAAATATACGAAAGAGTAAATAAAAGATTAAGTTCTCAGAAAGAGGATATTAAGAATTTAATTGCTTCAAGTAGTGATGATGAACAACAGCAATCGGAAACAGGTGATACTGTAAATGTATGGCACAAACAGAAAATATTCAAACTAACTAAAGCAGCTGTTTCAAACAAATTCTACTTTACTATTTATCCTGATAGTAATTATAGAGAACGTGATATTTTGTTATGGTCTATTCGATGTACCTTTATTTCTGCAAAAGAACATCCTCAGGAAGCATTTATGTCAATGAATGTTGAATATGTGAATGATTCTGTGATCTCTGATTCCAGACCTATTACTTATTCAGGACAATATAATATACGGATACAAAATGAATCTAGTTGCAAAATTAGAGCAATTAAAGGTTTTGTATATTATAGTCAGTTAAGCCATTATCCACAAGATGCTTTAATTGTTGACAAAATATCAATGACAAGATTGCATATTAAGAGTAACGGTAGTACTTATTTTGTAAAGTCTTCTCCTGTAAGCAAACCTGATTCAGTGAAAAAAGATTCAGTGAAAAAGCAGGTAGTAATACAAGAGACAAAGCAAGTTGGTCATGATAGTTTGATTAGGAATGACATAAGAACATCTGGTCCTCGCCGTAGAAGCGTACGCGTTAAAAGCAACGAGGAACGTCTTATTAACAGCCAACAGAATCAGCAACCTCAAGGAACCAGAAAATGA
- a CDS encoding TlpA disulfide reductase family protein, whose protein sequence is MKYVKWLFVVLLITSLTSFVGKDKPTGGLNIGDVAPDFSIGTTLKNQKLELKDLKGQYVLINFWASYDAQSRMQNVILNNAIMTSFNKVKFVSVSFDEYQSIFKETIRKDQIASPICFVETKGESSKLFKDYSLNRGFNSYLLDENGVIIAKNISLSQLSSLLN, encoded by the coding sequence ATGAAGTATGTAAAATGGCTTTTTGTTGTATTATTAATTACTTCCTTGACCTCTTTTGTTGGAAAAGACAAACCCACCGGTGGTTTGAACATTGGAGATGTAGCTCCCGATTTTAGTATTGGAACTACTCTCAAAAATCAAAAACTTGAATTGAAAGACCTGAAAGGTCAGTATGTGCTAATTAATTTTTGGGCAAGTTATGATGCACAGTCACGTATGCAAAATGTTATTTTAAACAATGCAATCATGACTTCTTTCAATAAAGTAAAATTTGTTTCTGTTTCGTTTGATGAATATCAGTCGATATTTAAGGAAACAATAAGAAAAGATCAAATAGCATCACCAATCTGTTTTGTAGAAACAAAAGGTGAATCCTCCAAATTGTTTAAGGATTATAGCTTAAACAGAGGTTTTAATAGCTATTTATTAGATGAAAATGGTGTAATTATTGCCAAAAACATCTCTTTATCACAACTCTCTTCTTTATTAAATTAA
- the serB gene encoding phosphoserine phosphatase SerB, with protein MNKSGTELILIRITGEDRPGLTASVTEILSKYDVTILDIGQADIHNTLSLGILFKTKEQHSGFIMKELLFKASSLGITIRFYPISFEEYENWVSMQGKNRYILTLLGRKLSATQISAVTRIVADQGMNIDAIKRLTGRIPLDERKANIRSCIELSVRGNPKNQIEMQAQLLKLSADLEMDYSFQLDNMYRRMRRLICFDMDSTLIETEVIDELAIKAGVGDEVKAITESAMRGEIDFTESFRRRVALLKGLDESVMKEIAENLPITEGVDRLMFVLKRYGYKIAILSGGFTYFGNYLKQKYGIDYVYANELEIVDGKLTGNYLGDVVDGKRKAELLRLIAQVENVDIAQTIAVGDGANDLPMLGIAGLGIAYHAKPKVKLNAKQSINTIGLDGVLYFLGFKDSYLEEQGKL; from the coding sequence ATGAATAAATCAGGGACAGAGTTAATCCTAATCCGTATTACAGGTGAAGATCGTCCTGGTCTGACTGCTTCTGTTACAGAGATTCTATCGAAATACGATGTAACAATATTAGATATCGGTCAGGCCGACATACACAATACATTATCGTTGGGTATTCTTTTTAAAACAAAAGAACAGCACTCTGGTTTTATAATGAAAGAGCTTTTATTTAAAGCTTCTTCTTTGGGGATAACCATACGTTTTTATCCTATTTCATTTGAGGAATATGAAAATTGGGTAAGCATGCAAGGGAAAAACAGGTATATACTGACTCTCCTTGGGCGCAAACTATCTGCAACTCAAATATCTGCCGTTACAAGAATTGTAGCCGATCAGGGGATGAATATTGATGCTATAAAGAGACTAACTGGTCGTATTCCTCTGGATGAAAGAAAGGCAAATATCCGTTCATGTATTGAATTATCTGTCCGTGGAAATCCAAAGAATCAGATAGAGATGCAGGCACAGCTATTGAAACTTTCAGCTGATTTGGAAATGGATTACTCATTTCAGTTAGACAATATGTATCGCAGGATGCGTCGTTTGATTTGTTTTGATATGGATTCAACTCTAATTGAGACAGAGGTCATTGATGAACTTGCAATTAAAGCTGGAGTTGGTGATGAGGTGAAAGCTATCACTGAGAGTGCTATGCGAGGCGAAATTGATTTTACGGAGAGCTTTCGCAGAAGAGTTGCCTTGCTGAAAGGACTTGATGAGTCTGTTATGAAGGAAATAGCCGAAAATCTGCCAATAACAGAAGGTGTAGACCGTTTGATGTTCGTTCTTAAACGTTATGGATATAAAATTGCTATTCTTTCAGGAGGGTTTACTTATTTTGGTAACTATCTGAAACAGAAATATGGAATAGATTATGTCTATGCAAATGAGTTAGAGATTGTTGATGGGAAACTTACCGGAAATTATTTAGGTGATGTGGTTGATGGAAAACGAAAAGCCGAACTATTACGACTAATTGCTCAGGTTGAAAATGTAGATATAGCTCAGACCATTGCAGTTGGTGACGGAGCAAACGATCTTCCAATGCTTGGCATTGCCGGATTGGGTATTGCTTATCATGCAAAACCAAAGGTTAAGCTAAATGCAAAGCAGTCTATTAATACAATAGGGTTAGATGGTGTTTTATATTTCTTAGGATTTAAGGATTCATATTTGGAAGAACAAGGAAAACTATAA
- a CDS encoding DEAD/DEAH box helicase, translating into MKFSELNLDETVLQALDAMNFDECTPVQEQAIPIILEGRDLIAVAQTGTGKTAAFLLPIINKLSIEKHPEDSINCIIMSPTRELALQIDQQMEGFSYFMPVSSVAVYGGSDGVMFEQQRKGLSLGADVVIATPGRLLSHLSLGYVDLSKVSYFVLDEADRMLDMGFYDDIMQVVKQMPKERQTIMFSATMPANIQKLANNILNNPVEIKLAVSKPAEKIVQAAYVCYENQKINIIQSLFLQEVPEKVIIFASSKLKVKEVTKALKRLKLEVGEMHSDLDQPQREFIMREFKNGRINILVATDIVSRGIDIDDIRLVINYDVPHDSEDYVHRIGRTARANNDGVAITFVNEKEQTAFKSIEKFLEKDIYKIPVPEELGETPEYNPRSHSGGHGGNFKGKKKFSGKKKENKA; encoded by the coding sequence ATGAAATTTTCCGAGCTTAATTTAGATGAAACCGTACTTCAGGCACTAGATGCTATGAACTTTGATGAATGCACACCAGTGCAGGAACAAGCCATTCCCATAATTCTTGAAGGCAGAGATTTAATAGCTGTTGCACAGACAGGTACAGGTAAAACTGCGGCCTTTTTGCTCCCTATTATAAATAAACTTTCCATAGAGAAACACCCTGAAGATTCGATAAACTGCATCATTATGTCTCCTACTCGTGAGCTGGCTCTGCAAATTGATCAGCAAATGGAAGGCTTTTCATACTTCATGCCTGTTTCAAGTGTAGCAGTATATGGCGGTAGTGATGGCGTTATGTTTGAGCAACAAAGAAAAGGACTGTCATTAGGAGCTGATGTTGTAATAGCTACTCCTGGTCGTCTTTTGAGCCATTTAAGTTTAGGATACGTAGATCTTTCAAAGGTTTCATATTTTGTGCTTGATGAAGCTGATCGTATGCTCGATATGGGATTTTATGATGATATTATGCAGGTAGTCAAACAAATGCCAAAAGAACGTCAGACTATTATGTTCTCTGCAACAATGCCTGCTAATATTCAGAAACTAGCAAACAATATATTAAACAATCCTGTAGAGATAAAGCTTGCAGTTTCAAAACCTGCAGAAAAAATTGTTCAGGCTGCATACGTTTGCTATGAAAATCAGAAAATAAACATCATTCAAAGTCTTTTTTTACAAGAAGTACCCGAAAAGGTTATCATATTTGCTTCTTCAAAACTTAAGGTTAAAGAAGTAACCAAAGCTTTGAAAAGATTAAAGCTTGAGGTAGGCGAAATGCATTCTGATCTGGATCAGCCACAACGCGAATTCATAATGCGTGAATTTAAAAATGGCCGGATCAATATATTAGTTGCTACAGATATTGTTTCCCGTGGTATCGATATTGATGACATCCGCTTAGTTATAAATTATGATGTACCTCATGATAGCGAAGATTATGTTCACAGAATAGGTCGTACTGCTCGTGCAAACAACGATGGTGTAGCCATTACTTTTGTTAATGAGAAAGAGCAGACTGCGTTTAAGTCAATTGAAAAATTCCTGGAAAAAGATATTTATAAAATTCCTGTTCCTGAAGAATTGGGAGAAACTCCTGAATATAATCCTCGGTCACATAGTGGTGGCCATGGTGGAAATTTCAAAGGAAAAAAGAAATTTTCAGGTAAAAAGAAAGAAAATAAGGCTTAG